DNA from Anser cygnoides isolate HZ-2024a breed goose chromosome 32, Taihu_goose_T2T_genome, whole genome shotgun sequence:
CCCACCCTTCTCTGCAGGGGTCCCATCCgcatccccaaatccctgcgAGGGGGCACTCCTGTACCAGGGGGGCACCGAGCCCCAACTGcagccccccaaagccctgaGCAGACCCCACaggtccctccccagcccctcggggACACCGCGGGGGTCCCCatccaccccccccagcccctcaggggGGCCGTGAGCGACTCCCCCCAGGGGGGGGCTGATGCCCGTGCACCCCCCCAGGTGTCGATCGTGGACAGCGGCGTGCGCGGCACCATCGCGGTGGGGCTGGTGCCGCAGTCGTACAGCCTGGACCACCAGCCGGGCTGGCTGCCCGACTCCGTGGCGTACCACGCCGATGACGGCAAGtgcgtggggacgggggggacctggggactgggggggggtcccacgggcCCGGTGTCACCCCCCCAGGCGTGTGTGTGCCCCCCCAGGCTGTACAGCGGCCGGGCCAAGGGCCGGCAGTTCGGCACCAAGTGCAGCTCCGGCGACCGCATCGGCTGCGGCATCGAGCCGGCGTCCTTCGAGGTGCGCACGGCGCAGGTCTTCTTCACCAAGAACGGGGAGCGGGTGAgcaggggggggcacggcgcagggggggcacggcacgggggggcacggcgcggggcggggcacgggggggcccGACAGCGTCCCTGTCACCTCTCAGAGGGGCTCCGCTGTTGCGCTGCTGTCCCCTGAGGGGCTGTTCCTGGTCCTGAACCGCTGCcaggggggggcacacgggggtCCCATcagtgtccccgtgtccccccccaggtgctcccccccccaaggcGGGCTCCACCGCGATACCCCTGTCCCCCAGCGGGCTGTTCCCGGCCCCAAGttgctgccgggggggggggcacgggggggtctcaccgccccgtccccgcaggTGGGCTCCACGGTGATGCCGCGCGGCCCCGAGGGGCTGTTCCCGGCCGTGGGCATGCACTCGCTGGGCGAGGAGGTGCGGCTGCACCTGCGGGCGGAGCTGGGCGCCGAGCAGGACGAGGGTGCCATGATGGTGGTGGACAGCCACGAGGACGAGTGGGGGCGGCTGCACGACGTCAGGGCCTGCGGCacggtgcggggctgggggcgccgGGCGGGactggggggctgggagcactgggggggactggggcaCTGGGGTCACAGTGAGctctggggggcactgggagcactggggtcACAgtgggcactggggggcacagtgagcactggggggcactgggagcactggggggggctggggcactggggtcacagggggcactggggggcactgggagcactggggggggctgggggcactgggagcactgggggggactggggcaCTGGGACACAGTGAGTTCTGGGGGCACTGGTGTTTTTTACCCCTCCCAGATATTTTTTACCCTCCAGGCTGGTTTTTACCCTCCTTAGGCtggtttttcccccccccaggctgacgttaccccccccccggctccctcctACCCCTCCGGCTCCCTCCTAACCCCCCCTTTGtgttcccctccccagctcctggagtACGCGGGCAAGGGCAAGAGCATCGTGGACGTGGGGCTGGCGCAGGCGCGGCGCCCGCTGAGCCCCCGCAGCCACTACTTCGAGGTGGAGATCGTGGACCCGGGCGAGAAGTGCTACATCGCGCTGGGGCTGGCGCGCAAGGTGCGCGGGGGGGCCTCCgccgcgacccccccccccggccccgctgagccttcagcctcttcctcctcctcctcccccaggaCTACCCCAAGAACCGGCACCccggctggagcaggggctcgGTGGCGTACCACGCAggtgggcccccccccccgaagatgggggggggggacatgacGCCCCGCTCCCTCTTTGTGTCCCCCCTCCCCTGTTATTTGTCCCCGTTCTGGTGTTCCTTGCCCAAAAGCTGCGATGTGGGGGGGGGCCTTCAgccgcctcctcctcttcctggaAACGGCCCCACCctgagctgggggggctctgtgACACCCCCCACTttgtggctggggggggcagcagggacattGTGATGGGAGGGAATCAGGGAGGGGGCACCCGGCTGTGAtggggggtgggcaggggggagACCCTGGTGATGCTACTGGGGGTTTTGGTGCCgtgggggggggttattggtACCAGGAAGAGGGTTATTGATGGCGGGGGAGGGTTATTGGTGCCGGGGGGTGGGGTTattggtgctgggggggggttgttgaCACTGAGGGGGTTTATTGGTGCTGGGGGGCTTATTGGTGCCGGGGGGGTCAGTGACACCACCTCCCCCCCCAGATGACGGGAAGATTTTCCACGGCAGCGGCGTGGGGGACCCCTTCGGCCCCCGCTGCTACAAGGGCGACATAATGGGCTGCGGCATCATGTTCCCCCGCGACTACAGCCTGGACAGCGAAGGTacgggggggggtgcggggccgggaccgCCCCCCCCGTGGGGAAGCCCCCCAATGTGtgtttgtgccccccccaggggacAGCGACGACCCCAGCGACACGGCCGAGGTGAGGCCGAAGGCTCGGGGGGTGCGCAACGTCACCTACCTgcaccaggaggaggaggaggaggaggaggaggaggaagatgatggCGAGGACACGGAGCAGGAGCACGGCGGCAGGAAGGTGGTGGTGAGttggggggggcgcggggggggggcaccgcgtTTTGGTGCCTTTCCTCGggtttattttgggggggggggcacggcacCCACCCCACCACCACGGGGCACAGCGCTGGGCACACCAGCGGGCACTGttccctttgcccccccccaatattttaggggggcccccagcccccccccccccaccgtgCCCCCCACCGTGCCCCCCAGGTGTTCTTCACCCGCAACGGGAAGATCATCGGCAAGAAGGAGGCGGCGGTGCCGCGGGGGGGCTACTTCCCCACCGTGGGCATGCTGAGCAGCGGCGAGAAGGTCAAGGTGGACCTGCACCCCCTCAGCGGGTagcccccccgtgacccccccggGACGCCCCCACAGCACCAGGGGcgtggccccccccccgtgctgccccgGGGGTCCCCGTCCAGCCCCATGTCGCCCCCCtgttggggttgggggggtctcTCTGTCCCTCCCCCCTCCTGGAGGGGGCTTCTGGGTTGTCACCCCCcttcctggggggggtctctgtgTCCTCCCCCTTCCTGGAGGGCTTCTGTGTTGTCCTCCGGGGGGGCACATTTAAGGGTAGGTGGGTGtcgtcaccccccccccccatccatgCTGTCATTGTCCCCTTTTCATGAATGtacccccccgggggggctccagccctgttcccccccccccagccctcctttCGCTGGGTGGGGGTCACAaagggctgcccccccccccgaccgcCCCCCTCATGGCGCATTAAGGAGACGCTCGGTGCTTCTGGGGCCGTTTGCACATGGTTAATAAATGgggggcagggctggaggcgggggggggcagggctctgtgcccccccccagctcggtgccccccccccccgtacacaatacatatatatattagagATGTCTGCTGGAAGCTTTTCTTACACAAAAATAGAGACTCTGTGCTTCGGGCCCCCCCACGGCAGGGgggccggcccccccccgctaaggctgggcccccccccttggggctggggctcccccTTAaagctgtgccccccccattaggctgtgcccccccatgGCTatgggaaggggggagggggagcgcCTCTCCCCAGCTGGCTGTTGATGGGGAGCACtattttttggtgggggggggcactattttcggggggggggcattatttggggggggctcacTTGCGCTGGGTGCCCAGCATCACCTTGGTGATGAAGGCGACGATGGCGGCCGCCGGCTGCTCGGGGTCGAGCTCGGCGAAGAGGTGGCAGGCGTTGCACGGCCCCCCCGGCTGCTTGGCCACGAAGCCGAAGatcctggggggggcacagcagggacatTTTATTGGGGgatggcaccgggggggggcacctggtgGTGTCCCCGTCCCGCCGGGGGGGGTCACGGAGGTCCCGCGGTGCTCACCGGGACGTGGTGCCGTCTGCGTTCGCCCAcctgcggcggggggggggggggggtagttAGCAGGGTCGTGGCCTCCCCGACCTAaattgtgcccccccccaatcgTCTGCCCCCTCCCAAGtcgtgtgccccccccaaattgtaTGCATCACCCCAAAAAGCTGTGTGCTCCCCCTTAAAGTCGTTTGCCCCCCCCAATCgttttctccccccaaaaatcgCGTGGCCCCCCCCCGAATCTtgtgctcccccccccctcgcgtccccccccccccatgccccacCTGCGGCCCTGGGGGTCGATGCTGCAGAAGGTGACGCTGGCCACGGGGTAGTGCCGGCGGAAGaagagcctgggggggggcagggagtgaggggggatggggggggaccccagggtggtggtggggggtcttgggggtcccTTGGGTCTGGCGGGGCCCAGAGGGGTTCCAGGGTCTGGGggagtcccgggggggtcccatgggggtcCTGTTGGGTTCCCTTGGCTCTGGGGGCGTCTCactggggtcccagggggtcccGTTGGGGTCCGcagggtcccggggggtcctattggggtcctgggggagtcCCGTTGGGGTCTGGGTGGGTCCTGTTGGgtgggggtgtcccaggggggCCCTTCTGGGTTCCCTTGGCTCTGGGGGGTGGGTCCCATTGGGGTCCcgttggggtggggggtcccggggggtcccatTGGGTTCGGGGGAATCCCGGGGGGGGGTTCCAGGGTTCCcgttggggtggggggtcacggggggtcccgatggggtcccgggggggtctcACTTGCGCTGCCGGTCGGTGAGGGTGATGCCGTGCGCCCCCGCCCTGAAGTGCACGGtgccggcgggggcgggggctggcggccagcagggtgctggtggcccTGGCCACCGCCTGCGGCCCCGTCAGCGACTCGGTGCCCACCGAGCCCAGGAAGCGCACGCagcaccctgggggggggggggggctgcacccccGGCCTCGGGGCACCGGGCACGGGGCACGGCCACggggctcccagtgccaccagtgccGCCagtcccagtgccctcccagtgaccccagtgccaccagtccCAGCTC
Protein-coding regions in this window:
- the SPRYD3 gene encoding SPRY domain-containing protein 3 isoform X1: MDELRLHYRFLSWRRRIREIREVRAGRQERSRHILVDGDTLSYHGDSGEVGCYVAPRPLTRDNNYFEVSIVDSGVRGTIAVGLVPQSYSLDHQPGWLPDSVAYHADDGKLYSGRAKGRQFGTKCSSGDRIGCGIEPASFEVRTAQVFFTKNGERVGSTVMPRGPEGLFPAVGMHSLGEEVRLHLRAELGAEQDEGAMMVVDSHEDEWGRLHDVRACGTLLEYAGKGKSIVDVGLAQARRPLSPRSHYFEVEIVDPGEKCYIALGLARKDYPKNRHPGWSRGSVAYHADDGKIFHGSGVGDPFGPRCYKGDIMGCGIMFPRDYSLDSEGDSDDPSDTAEVRPKARGVRNVTYLHQEEEEEEEEEEDDGEDTEQEHGGRKVVVFFTRNGKIIGKKEAAVPRGGYFPTVGMLSSGEKVKVDLHPLSG
- the SPRYD3 gene encoding SPRY domain-containing protein 3 isoform X3, producing the protein MDELRLHYRFLSWRRRIREIREVRAGRQERSRHILVDGDTLSYHGDSGEVGCYVAPRPLTRDNNYFEVSIVDSGVRGTIAVGLVPQSYSLDHQPGWLPDSVAYHADDGKLYSGRAKGRQFGTKCSSGDRIGCGIEPASFEVRTAQVFFTKNGERLLEYAGKGKSIVDVGLAQARRPLSPRSHYFEVEIVDPGEKCYIALGLARKDYPKNRHPGWSRGSVAYHADDGKIFHGSGVGDPFGPRCYKGDIMGCGIMFPRDYSLDSEGDSDDPSDTAEVRPKARGVRNVTYLHQEEEEEEEEEEDDGEDTEQEHGGRKVVVFFTRNGKIIGKKEAAVPRGGYFPTVGMLSSGEKVKVDLHPLSG
- the SPRYD3 gene encoding SPRY domain-containing protein 3 isoform X2 — its product is MDELRLHYRFLSWRRRIREIREVRAGRQERSRHILVDGDTLSYHGDSGEVGCYVAPRPLTRDNNYFEVSIVDSGVRGTIAVGLVPQSYSLDHQPGWLPDSVAYHADDGKLYSGRAKGRQFGTKCSSGDRIGCGIEPASFEVGSTVMPRGPEGLFPAVGMHSLGEEVRLHLRAELGAEQDEGAMMVVDSHEDEWGRLHDVRACGTLLEYAGKGKSIVDVGLAQARRPLSPRSHYFEVEIVDPGEKCYIALGLARKDYPKNRHPGWSRGSVAYHADDGKIFHGSGVGDPFGPRCYKGDIMGCGIMFPRDYSLDSEGDSDDPSDTAEVRPKARGVRNVTYLHQEEEEEEEEEEDDGEDTEQEHGGRKVVVFFTRNGKIIGKKEAAVPRGGYFPTVGMLSSGEKVKVDLHPLSG